In Brachybacterium saurashtrense, the genomic stretch TCCTGGAGCTCACCCGCTGGCTGCGCGAGCGCGGCAGGGAGTACAGCGGGGTGGACCTCGCCCGTGCGATCGCAGGGGTGCAGTCCCTCGCGCGGCGCACCCTCGAGGGCTTCGCGGCGGTGGACGTGGTGCTCACACCCACGCTCTCGGGGCCGCCCGCCCTGCCCGAGACGCTGCAGCGCGCCGACGGCGGCGACGACTTCGACGCCCAATGCGCCTTCACCCCGTGGACCAGCACCTGGAACATGCTCGGCACGGCCGCGCTCTCCGTCCCGCTGCACCGCGAGGAGATCGACGGGGTCGAGCTGCCCTTCGGCGTGCAGCTGGGGGCGACGCGCCCCGGCGACGACGCCCTCCTGCTCGCCCTCGCCGCCCAGCTCGAGGCCCACGACCCGTGGCCCCTGGTGCGCGCTCCCCAGCACGCATGAGCGCTCGACGGGACGAGCCCCCGCCCTCGACGGTGCGCCTGGACGTGTGGCTGTGGAGCGCCCGGCTGATGCCCACGCGGTCCGCGGCCACCGCCGCCTGCCGGGGCGGGCACGTGCGCCGCAACGGCGAGCCGGTGAAGGCCGCGCAGAAGATCGTCGTGGGGGACGAGCTGCGGGTGCGCTTGCCGGGCAGGGAGCGCATCGTGGTGGTCACACGGATCCTCACCACCCGGGTGGGGGCGCCGATCGCGCGGGAGAGCTACGAGGACCACAGCCCGGAGCCGGCACCGCAGCTCGCGGCCGCGCCGCCGCGGCGAGAACGCGGCACGGGCCGGCCCACCAAACGGGAGCGACGGCAGTTCGACCGCCTGCGCGGCCGCGACGCCGCCCGGCACCCGGGGCTGGACGACGACCAGGACCGCTGACCACCCCCGACCGGGCGTCGGCCGTCGGCCGCGCTGGCTGCGCCGTGCGGCGGACGCGGCGCGCCGTCCTGCGTCCCAGGAGGCGGGCTCAGCGCGCCGCCGCGAGCAGCTCCTGCCGGTTCCGGGACAGACGCTCCAGCAGGGTCCGCTCGATCTCGGCCACCTTGGGGTTCGCGCCGTCGGCGAGCAGTCGCTGACGGATCGAGGCGAGGTCCGCGCTCTCGCGGATGAACCGCTTCATCACCGGCTTGGCGCCGATCTGGGCGGCCCACCGCTTCCCCTCGCGCCGGCCCTTCCAGGTGGCGAGCATGTCCACCTCCTCGTGGGTGAGCCAGCCCTGGTTCGCGTAGTCACCCAGGCGCACCCGGGTGAGGCGGGACTCGTCCCACATCAGCACGCCGATGAGGATCAGCCAGCACAGCGAGATCAGCGCCTGCACCGCGCTCATCACCAGCAGCACCACGAGGCCGCCGCCGAGCGTGGCGGCGAGATTCCATGCGCTGTGCAGGAGCATGCCGGGGATGAGGGCGGGGAGGAACACCAGGAATCCCATGATCGAGCCCCATTTGCGCACCACGTACCCCACGATCACGCCGGTGAGCGAGACGTAGATGGCGTGGCCGAAGATGTTCAGGACGCCGCGGATCACGAAGAGCAGCGCCACGCCGAAGGCACCGAACTCCTCGAGCTGCCGGGAGTAGTAGAGGATGTTCTCGGTGAAGGCGAAGCCGCCGCCCAGCAGGGCGCCGTAGATCAGGCCGTCCAGCGGGCCGTTGAAGTAGCGGCGCGCCAGTAGCATCAGCAGCAGGAGCCCCGCGCCCTTGGAGGTCTCCTCCACCAGCGGGGCGCTGATCACCGCGCCGGCGAAGTCCGCCGCGGAGTCGCTGCCGGTGACGGCGTAGACGAGCTCGCGGTTCACGGTGTTGAGCACGTAGCTGATGCCCACGGCGATGGCCGCACCCCAGAACACCGCGATGAGCAGCAGGGGGAGGGGCTGAGGATCCCAGCGGTCCGCGATGAGCATGGTGAGGGCGATGACCGTCAGCGAGATCCCGGCCAGGAAGGCGGTGACCGGCCACCACACGGGATTCGCGCTCGAGAGCACCACGAACTGGAGGAAGAAGAGGCCCAGCACCACCAGCAGGGCGAAGCCCAGCGCGATCAGCGCGATCCACACCAGGATGCTCACCGTCGGGGGCTTCGCGGCGACCTGCGTGACCTCCTGGGCGCGGCGCATCTGCGTGGACCAGGCGGACTGCGGCTGGGCCGCCTCGGGCCGGTGGATCTGCGCCGGGGCGAAGCGGGCGGCGGTGAGGCCGGAGGCGCGGCGCACCGAGGTGTCGTAGGCACGCGGGTTCCCGTAGTCCTGGAAGCGGGGCCGGGCCTGGAACTCGGGCGCATCGGCGGCGGGGGCCGCCGCGCCGGGGCGCGGTCTCGCACGGGGCGTGGAACGGTCGCCGTGCGGCGACTGCGGCGGAGGAGGGGGCTGGGACATGAGGCCTCGCTCAGGGCGTCGGAACGGTGCGGCGGAGCAGGTGCCCGCCGTCGGTTCCCCGGGACGGTCGTGGCATGCTCTCGGTGGGATGCTACAGGTGTCCCAGGGCACACGGAGGGCGCTGTGGACAGCGCCTGCGGGGTGCAGCGGCTCGTCGCGACGGCGAGGCGCCCGGCCGTGCGGGCGCGGCTCACGGTGCGTCCTCCGCGTCCGGACGGCCCGGCGCCCCGCCGGGCCGTTGCAGCACGATCTCGTCAGGTTGAGCGGAATAGACTCAACTTGTCTGCCGTTGTCTCTGGTGCACGCCGCGGCATCCCGCCTCCGGCGCCCGAGTTCGAGGAGAGGAGCCCCGTGGAGTTCCAGTTCACCACCCGTTCGCAGGAGGCGGTCACCGCCGCCGCGGAGAAGGCCGTGGAGCGCGGCAATCCGCAGATCAGCTCGCTCCATCTGCTCTCGGCGCTCGCCGCCCAGCGCGACGGGATCGGCCGTGCCGCCCTCGAGGCCGTCGGCGCGTCGGCGGACGACGTGCTCGCCCGCGCCGATGCCGCGATCGACGCGCTGCCGCGCACCACCGGCGGGGCGTCCCCGACCTTCGTGGGCACCGGGTACGACGCCCTGGAGGCCGCCCGCCGCGAGGCCGACGCCGCCGGCCGCACCTACCTGTCCACCGAGCATCTGATGATCGGCATCGCGCTCGGCAAGGACGAGGCCGCCCGACAGCTCGCCGCTGTCGGCGCCGCGCCGAAGGCTCTGCGCGATGCCGTCCAGTCCCTGACCCCAGGAGAAGATCGCATGAACCAGATGGACTCGCAGAACCCCGAGGGCACCTTCCAGAGCCTCGAGAAGTTCGGCGTCGACCTCACCGAGATGGCCCGGGAGGGCCGCCTCGACCCGGTGATCGGTCGGGACGCGGAGATCCGCCGCGTCGTGCAGGTGCTCAGCCGTCGCACCAAGAACAACCCCGTCCTGATCGGCGAGCCGGGCGTGGGCAAGACCGCCGTGGTCGAGGGACTCGCCCAGCGCATCGTCGCCGGGGACGTCCCGGATTCGCTGCGCGGCAAGCGACTGATCTCGCTGGACCTCTCCTCGATGGTCGCCGGCTCCAAGTACCGCGGCGAGTTCGAGGAGCGCATGAAGGCCGTCCTCGACGAGATCCGCACCAGCAACGGGCAGATCATCACCTTCATCGACGAGCTGCACACGGTGGTGGGCGCCGGTGGCTCCGGCGACGGCTCGATGGACGCCGGGAACATGCTCAAGCCCATGCTCGCCCGCGGCGAGCTGCGGATGGTGGGCGCGACCACGCTGGACGAGTACCGCGAGAACATCGAGAAGGATCCCGCGCTCGAGCGCCGCTTCCAGCAGGTGCTGGTGGGGGAGCCGAGCGTGGAGGACACGGTGACGATCCTGCGCGGCCTGAAGGACAAGTACGAGGCCCACCACAAGGTGACGATCACCGATTCCGCGCTGGTCGCCGCGGCGACGCTGTCCTCCCGGTACATCTCGGGGCGCCAGCTGCCGGACAAGGCGATCGACCTGGTGGACGAGGCCGCCTCCCGCCAGCGGATGGAGCTGGACTCCTCGCCCGAGCAGCTGGACATCCTGCGCCGCCAGGTGGACCGCCTGAAGATGGAGGAGCTCGCGCTCTCCGGCAGCGAGGATCCCGGCTCCCTGGCCCGCCTCGACTCGGTGCGGGCGCAGCTGGCCGACCGCACCGAGCAGATGGACGAGCTCTCTGCCCGCTGGGAGCGGGAGAAGGCCGGCCTGAACCTCGTGGGCGACCTCAAGGCGCAGCTGGAGCAGCTGCGCATGCAGGCCGATCGCGCCCAGCGCGAGGGCGACCTCACCGCCGCCTCGAAGATCCTCTACGGGGACATCCCCGCCCTCAAGGAGCAGCTGCGCGAGGCCGAGGAGACGGAGGCCGGCGCCGAGGGCGGGACCGAGCGGCCGATGGTCGCCGATCACGTGGGTGCGGAGGACATCGCCGAGGTGGTGGGGGCCTGGACCGGGATCCCGGCCGGGCGCCTGCTGCAGGGCGAGAGCGAGAAGCTGCTCCGCATGGAGGAGATCATCGGCCAGCGCCTGATCGGTCAGCGGCGCGCGGTGGCGGAGGTCTCCGACGCGGTGCGCCGGGCACGGGCCGGGATCGCGGACCCGCATCGTCCCACCGGCTCGTTCCTGTTCCTCGGGCCCACCGGCGTGGGCAAGACGGAGTTGGCCAAGGCGCTCGCCGAGTTCCTCTTCGACGACGAGCGCGCGATGATCCGGATCGACATGTCCGAGTACGGCGAGAAGCACACCGTCTCCCGCCTGGTGGGTGCCCCTCCGGGGTACGTGGGCTACGACGAGGGCGGTCAGCTCACCGAGGCGGTGCGCCGCCGGCCCTACTCGGTGGTGCTGCTGGACGAGATCGAGAAGGCGCACCCGGACGTGTTCGACGTGCTGCTGCAGGTGCTCGACGACGGCCGGCTCACCGACGGTCAGGGACGCACGGTGGACTTCCGCTCCACCATCCTCATCCTCACCTCGAACCTGGGCGCGCACGTCCTGCAGGACGCCGCCCTCGCGGAGCAGGAGAAGCACGAGCGGGTGATGCAGGTGGTGCGGGCCTCGTTCAAGCCGGAGTTCCTCAACCGCCTCGACGACGTCGTGATGTTCGAGGCGCTGGATCGCGAGCAGCTCAGCCGCATCGTCACCCTGCAGGTGGAGGAGGTCGCCGAGCGGCTCGCCGAGCGCCGCATCACCCTGGACGTCTCCGAGGCGGCGACGAGGTGGCTCGCCGCCGAGGGCTTCGACCCGCTCTACGGGGCGCGCCCGCTGAAGCGGCTGGTGCAGAAGGAGATCGGCGACGGCCTGGCCCGGCTGATCCTGCGCGGCGAGGTCGAGGACGGACAGCGGGTCCGGGTCGATGCCGGACCGCAGGGCGGGGGGCTCGCCCTCACCGTGCTCGACGAGGAGGCCTCGCCGGTGGACACGCCGGCGTACGCGGCGACGGCCGCGGGGGAGGCGCCGGCCGGAGAGCCGACGGACCAGCCCTCCTGAGGGCCGGCGGGGCCGAGGCGTGCCATCGCACGCATCGGCCCCGCCGCGCCGTCGGCCGCGGCGGGGGCCCTGCTGCGGCGTCGGCAGCGCCCGCCCGACGGCTCAGCCCCGGGCGTCCCAGGGCATCGGCATGTGCTCGCGGCGCATCGCGTACAGCCTGCCCGTGTCTGTGAGGTCCTCGCGGCCCGCCTCCCAGTCGGTGCCCAGCTGCTCGGCGGCGTGCTGCGCCTCGCGCAGCGGCCCGGCGGCCCCG encodes the following:
- a CDS encoding RNA-binding S4 domain-containing protein, which translates into the protein MSARRDEPPPSTVRLDVWLWSARLMPTRSAATAACRGGHVRRNGEPVKAAQKIVVGDELRVRLPGRERIVVVTRILTTRVGAPIARESYEDHSPEPAPQLAAAPPRRERGTGRPTKRERRQFDRLRGRDAARHPGLDDDQDR
- a CDS encoding PrsW family intramembrane metalloprotease, with the protein product MSQPPPPPQSPHGDRSTPRARPRPGAAAPAADAPEFQARPRFQDYGNPRAYDTSVRRASGLTAARFAPAQIHRPEAAQPQSAWSTQMRRAQEVTQVAAKPPTVSILVWIALIALGFALLVVLGLFFLQFVVLSSANPVWWPVTAFLAGISLTVIALTMLIADRWDPQPLPLLLIAVFWGAAIAVGISYVLNTVNRELVYAVTGSDSAADFAGAVISAPLVEETSKGAGLLLLMLLARRYFNGPLDGLIYGALLGGGFAFTENILYYSRQLEEFGAFGVALLFVIRGVLNIFGHAIYVSLTGVIVGYVVRKWGSIMGFLVFLPALIPGMLLHSAWNLAATLGGGLVVLLVMSAVQALISLCWLILIGVLMWDESRLTRVRLGDYANQGWLTHEEVDMLATWKGRREGKRWAAQIGAKPVMKRFIRESADLASIRQRLLADGANPKVAEIERTLLERLSRNRQELLAAAR
- a CDS encoding ATP-dependent Clp protease ATP-binding subunit — protein: MEFQFTTRSQEAVTAAAEKAVERGNPQISSLHLLSALAAQRDGIGRAALEAVGASADDVLARADAAIDALPRTTGGASPTFVGTGYDALEAARREADAAGRTYLSTEHLMIGIALGKDEAARQLAAVGAAPKALRDAVQSLTPGEDRMNQMDSQNPEGTFQSLEKFGVDLTEMAREGRLDPVIGRDAEIRRVVQVLSRRTKNNPVLIGEPGVGKTAVVEGLAQRIVAGDVPDSLRGKRLISLDLSSMVAGSKYRGEFEERMKAVLDEIRTSNGQIITFIDELHTVVGAGGSGDGSMDAGNMLKPMLARGELRMVGATTLDEYRENIEKDPALERRFQQVLVGEPSVEDTVTILRGLKDKYEAHHKVTITDSALVAAATLSSRYISGRQLPDKAIDLVDEAASRQRMELDSSPEQLDILRRQVDRLKMEELALSGSEDPGSLARLDSVRAQLADRTEQMDELSARWEREKAGLNLVGDLKAQLEQLRMQADRAQREGDLTAASKILYGDIPALKEQLREAEETEAGAEGGTERPMVADHVGAEDIAEVVGAWTGIPAGRLLQGESEKLLRMEEIIGQRLIGQRRAVAEVSDAVRRARAGIADPHRPTGSFLFLGPTGVGKTELAKALAEFLFDDERAMIRIDMSEYGEKHTVSRLVGAPPGYVGYDEGGQLTEAVRRRPYSVVLLDEIEKAHPDVFDVLLQVLDDGRLTDGQGRTVDFRSTILILTSNLGAHVLQDAALAEQEKHERVMQVVRASFKPEFLNRLDDVVMFEALDREQLSRIVTLQVEEVAERLAERRITLDVSEAATRWLAAEGFDPLYGARPLKRLVQKEIGDGLARLILRGEVEDGQRVRVDAGPQGGGLALTVLDEEASPVDTPAYAATAAGEAPAGEPTDQPS